One Mixta gaviniae genomic window carries:
- the apbE gene encoding FAD:protein FMN transferase ApbE, which translates to MKNVSLAAVLLLGWLAAGCEQQKEEADAGIVLEGKTMGTQWRVSLAGVPAAQAAGLREKIQQRLDADDHELSTWKKDSALSRFNQDRTMQPYPISSNMADIITVALRIGRLTDGAMDITVGPLVNLWGFGPDQQPPHTPSQTDIAAAKALTGLRHLQVTERADGAWLQKDLPDLYVDLSTMGEGFATDHLARLMEEEGIANYLVSVGGAVLSRGHNPAGSPWRVAIQKPTDRENAAQALVDLQGHGISTSGSYRNYYELDGRRISHVINPQTGQPIEHRLVSATVIATTALEADGWDTGLMVLGSEKAQALALREHLAVYLITKEKQGFSSWMSPQFRAFLLQQAPDAR; encoded by the coding sequence ATGAAGAACGTATCGCTGGCGGCGGTACTGCTGCTGGGATGGCTGGCGGCAGGCTGCGAGCAACAGAAAGAAGAGGCCGACGCCGGGATCGTGCTGGAAGGCAAAACCATGGGCACCCAGTGGCGCGTCAGCCTGGCGGGTGTGCCTGCGGCACAGGCGGCGGGGCTGCGGGAAAAGATTCAGCAGCGGCTGGATGCGGACGATCATGAACTCTCCACCTGGAAAAAAGATTCGGCGCTATCGCGCTTTAATCAGGATCGCACGATGCAGCCTTATCCGATCAGCAGCAATATGGCGGATATCATTACCGTGGCGCTGCGCATCGGCAGGCTGACCGACGGCGCGATGGACATTACCGTCGGCCCGCTGGTGAACCTTTGGGGCTTCGGCCCGGATCAGCAGCCGCCCCATACGCCATCGCAGACGGATATCGCCGCTGCGAAGGCGCTCACCGGCCTGCGCCATCTGCAGGTGACCGAGCGCGCCGACGGCGCCTGGCTACAGAAAGATCTGCCGGACCTCTATGTCGATCTCTCCACCATGGGAGAAGGCTTCGCCACCGATCATCTGGCGCGGCTGATGGAAGAAGAGGGGATCGCTAATTATCTGGTATCGGTGGGCGGCGCGGTGCTGAGCCGGGGACATAACCCCGCCGGCAGCCCCTGGCGGGTGGCGATCCAGAAACCGACCGATCGGGAGAACGCCGCGCAGGCGCTGGTCGATCTGCAGGGGCACGGCATCAGCACCTCTGGCAGCTACCGCAACTATTATGAACTGGACGGCAGACGCATTTCGCACGTCATTAATCCCCAGACTGGCCAGCCGATCGAGCATCGGCTGGTCTCCGCCACGGTGATCGCCACCACCGCGCTGGAGGCGGATGGCTGGGATACCGGTCTGATGGTGCTGGGCAGCGAAAAAGCGCAGGCGCTGGCGTTGCGCGAGCATCTGGCGGTCTACCTGATTACTAAAGAAAAGCAGGGTTTCAGCAGCTGGATGTCGCCGCAGTTCCGCGCATTTCTGTTGCAGCAGGCCCCGGACGCCCGCTAG
- the ompC gene encoding porin OmpC codes for MKRRILSLMVPALLVAGSAGAAEIYNKDGNKLDLFGKVDGLHYFSDDDGSDGDNSYVRFGFKGETQISEQLTGYGQWEYQVALNHAESEGTKDSYTRVGFAGLKFGDAGSFDYGRNYGVAYDIGAWTDVLPEFGGDTYGADNFMFQRANGVATYRNNNFFGLVDGWNFAVQYQGKNDSNPEEAGSRKATGQNGDGWGLSTTYDLGNGLGLGAAMFQSDRTNTQNSGAILGNGDKAEAYTGGLKYDANNIYLAAMYTRSYNATRFGDDEHPTAYGFADKADNWELVAQYQFDFGLRPSLAYVSSRGTDIQGWGKQNLKKYIDVGATYYFNKNMSTYVDYQINLLDDNAFTDAAGINTDDVVALGLVYQF; via the coding sequence ATGAAACGTCGCATTCTCTCCCTGATGGTCCCGGCGCTGTTGGTAGCAGGCTCCGCGGGCGCAGCTGAGATCTATAATAAAGACGGCAACAAACTTGACCTGTTCGGCAAAGTGGACGGTCTGCACTATTTCTCTGACGACGACGGCAGCGACGGCGATAACTCTTACGTGCGTTTCGGCTTTAAAGGCGAAACCCAGATTTCTGAACAGCTGACCGGCTACGGCCAGTGGGAATATCAGGTTGCGCTGAACCACGCCGAGTCTGAAGGCACCAAAGATTCTTACACCCGCGTCGGCTTTGCTGGCCTGAAATTCGGCGATGCCGGTTCTTTCGACTACGGTCGTAACTACGGCGTGGCTTACGATATCGGCGCATGGACCGACGTGCTGCCGGAGTTCGGCGGCGATACCTATGGCGCGGATAACTTCATGTTCCAGCGCGCCAACGGCGTAGCGACCTACCGTAACAACAACTTCTTCGGTCTGGTGGACGGCTGGAACTTCGCCGTGCAGTACCAGGGCAAAAACGACAGCAACCCGGAAGAAGCGGGCAGCCGTAAAGCGACCGGCCAGAACGGCGACGGCTGGGGCCTCAGCACCACTTACGATCTGGGCAATGGCCTGGGCCTCGGCGCGGCGATGTTCCAGTCTGATCGCACCAACACCCAGAACAGCGGCGCTATCCTGGGCAACGGCGACAAAGCGGAAGCCTACACCGGCGGCCTGAAATATGACGCCAACAACATCTACCTGGCGGCGATGTACACCCGTTCCTATAACGCGACGCGCTTTGGCGACGACGAGCATCCGACCGCGTACGGCTTTGCCGATAAAGCGGATAACTGGGAGCTGGTTGCGCAGTATCAGTTCGACTTCGGTCTGCGTCCGTCTCTGGCGTACGTCTCTTCCCGCGGCACCGATATCCAGGGCTGGGGCAAGCAGAACCTGAAAAAATATATCGACGTAGGCGCGACTTACTACTTCAACAAAAACATGTCTACCTATGTTGATTATCAGATCAACCTGCTGGACGACAACGCGTTTACCGACGCCGCCGGCATCAACACCGACGACGTAGTGGCTCTGGGCCTGGTTTACCAGTTCTGA
- a CDS encoding HlyD family efflux transporter periplasmic adaptor subunit, with protein MSQVTVERELKKRERNTSLIIWICSAALLIFLVWAHYAVLDEVTVGTGKVTPSTRAQVIESLDGGIVNQLNVHEGDIVTKGQILARLDPTRFQSNFGEAQAKVRTLRASAERLRAELTGAPLQFSADTLQEPELVARETQLYESRRRNLLETVSNLQQSLKLVQDELRMTEPLVAKGAAGEVEVIRLRRQVSELRGKIDEARNEYAVRAREEQVKNNAELDAQLQVLTGKEDQLTRATLYSPVRGIVKDIQVTTVGGVLQPGGKLMEIVPLEDQLLIETRINPRDIAYIRPGLPAVVKVTAYDSSIYGDLSGEVETVSPDTLQDEVKRDQYYYRVYVRTQKAELVNRAGRKFPIVPGMVANVEIKTGQKSVMDYLIKPLNKVKEAMRER; from the coding sequence ATGAGCCAGGTGACGGTAGAACGGGAACTGAAAAAGCGCGAACGCAATACGTCGCTGATTATCTGGATCTGCAGCGCGGCGCTGCTGATTTTTCTGGTGTGGGCGCACTACGCGGTTCTCGATGAGGTGACGGTCGGCACCGGTAAGGTGACGCCGTCGACGCGCGCGCAGGTGATTGAAAGCCTGGACGGCGGCATCGTTAACCAGCTGAACGTGCATGAAGGGGATATTGTCACCAAAGGACAGATCCTGGCGCGTCTCGATCCGACTCGCTTCCAGTCCAACTTTGGCGAGGCGCAGGCGAAAGTACGCACCCTGCGCGCCTCGGCGGAGCGTCTGCGCGCCGAACTGACCGGCGCGCCGTTGCAGTTCAGCGCCGACACCCTGCAGGAGCCGGAGCTGGTGGCGCGCGAAACTCAGCTGTATGAGTCGCGGCGGCGCAACCTGCTGGAAACCGTCAGCAATCTGCAGCAGTCGCTGAAGCTGGTGCAGGATGAGCTGCGCATGACCGAGCCGCTGGTAGCGAAGGGCGCGGCGGGGGAGGTGGAGGTGATCCGCCTGCGCCGTCAGGTCAGCGAGCTGCGCGGCAAAATCGATGAGGCGCGCAATGAATACGCGGTGCGCGCGCGCGAAGAGCAGGTGAAAAACAACGCCGAGCTGGATGCGCAGCTACAGGTGCTGACCGGCAAAGAGGATCAGCTGACGCGCGCTACGCTCTACTCGCCGGTGCGCGGTATCGTTAAGGATATTCAGGTCACCACGGTGGGCGGCGTACTGCAGCCGGGCGGCAAGCTGATGGAAATTGTGCCGCTGGAAGATCAGCTGCTGATTGAGACGCGCATCAACCCGCGCGATATCGCCTATATCCGTCCCGGCCTGCCGGCGGTGGTGAAGGTGACCGCCTACGACTCCTCTATCTATGGCGATCTGTCGGGTGAAGTGGAAACGGTATCACCTGATACGCTGCAGGATGAGGTGAAGCGCGATCAATATTATTACCGCGTCTACGTACGTACGCAAAAAGCGGAGCTGGTTAACCGCGCCGGACGTAAATTCCCCATTGTGCCAGGCATGGTAGCCAATGTGGAAATTAAAACCGGTCAGAAATCGGTGATGGATTATTTGATTAAGCCGCTGAATAAGGTCAAAGAGGCGATGCGTGAACGTTAA